The following proteins are co-located in the Triticum aestivum cultivar Chinese Spring chromosome 1A, IWGSC CS RefSeq v2.1, whole genome shotgun sequence genome:
- the LOC123070559 gene encoding disease resistance protein RGA5-like, with the protein MAGGIVTVASAVMNPLISKLNALMGVEYDKFKGVRKQASFLERELSAMNAALQKLELMDDELDPTIKDWVDHVRDMSYDMENCIDDFMHDFRADDAKGGLIEKTAQFIKKFRQRLRTVDRMEELKDLALEANSRRERYKIDEWKPVSGSVAVDPRLRAVYQEAATLMGIDGPREKVATLLMDTQKKLKVVSIVGFGGLGKTTLAKQVYDKTGSQFDIKAFFSVSQRPDIAELLNNFQLKLGMDDPVSSRARKVNDIIEELRQHLKDKRYLIVVDDVWDESTWKTILCAFPEDCNGSRVIVTTRVEGVARAACHNDRESIYKLEPLSEENSRRLLLNRDFEILTGDLVRQWIAEGFISSLHAQDLEDIGRSYLNELINRNMIQPSETECREECCKVHDMMLDLILSKCAEDNFVSVAYNYQEMARLNGCKYKARRLSLRSTVGGGATNGPTIGVALSQVRSFTLLGNSMPPLSSFKYLRVFRGDGETLDLTAISQLFQLRYLYVRGQDFVQLPAKLQALVYLETLAIIDADIKSIPSDIVHLPRLSFLQICMEEVLPEWIGDMTSLHTLILSRYSFTDKVGVNVMKGFIGLGKLTNLRKVEFQVECMNKLELEALACSIGKLCNLKYFTLYGPGTEVNNQMDSLSIRFQHMEEFHGTLWRFRRVPKWMSGLHCLRILDLRVEEISTEEVHLLGRLPSLMKLDLRPSHIPKERAILGTGLFPVLEYFLFESREDVMSYLGFEAGAMPNIQTLTLHVAKWCGGVPIGMEHLLRRQKIELPQRSSGDSIISSTLRHALSVHPNHPSVE; encoded by the exons ATGGCAGGCGGAATTGTGACCGTGGCTAGTGCGGTGATGAACCCCCTCATCAGCAAGCTCAACGCACTCATGGGCGTCGAGTACGACAAGTTCAAAGGGGTCAGGAAGCAGGCCTCGTTCCTCGAGAGGGAACTCAGCGCCATGAACGCTGCCCTCCAGAAACTCGAGCTCATGGATGACGAGCTCGATCCAACCATCAAGGACTGGGTCGATCATGTCAGGGATATGTCCTACGACATGGAGAATTGCATTGATGACTTCATGCACGATTTTCGCGCTGATGATGCCAAGGGAGGCCTTATAGAGAAGACTGCTCAATTCATCAAGAAGTTTCGACAACGTCTTCGGACAGTCGACCGGATGGAAGAGCTCAAGGATCTTGCCTTGGAGGCAAATTCTCGGCGCGAGAGGTATAAGATTGATGAGTGGAAGCCCGTCTCTGGTTCTGTGGCTGTTGACCCTCGGCTGCGAGCGGTCTACCAGGAGGCAGCTACTCTCATGGGCATTGATGGTCCAAGGGAGAAAGTTGCTACTTTGTTGATGGATACTCAAAAGAAACTCAAGGTGGTGTCAATTGTGGGATTCGGCGGTCTTGGTAAAACTACACTTGCCAAACAAGTGTATGACAAGACTGGCTCTCAATTTGACATCAAGGCATTCTTTTCAGTTTCACAGAGGCCTGATATAGCTGAGCTACTTAACAATTTCCAATTGAAACTAGGGATGGATGACCCTGTTTCGTCTCGCGCTCGCAAGGTTAATGACATCATTGAAGAGCTAAGGCAACATTTGAAAGATAAGAG GTACCTTATTGTTGTTGACGATGTGTGGGATGAATCAACATGGAAAACTATATTGTGTGCTTTTCCAGAAGATTGTAATGGAAGCAGAGTAATAGTTACAACACGAGTGGAAGGTGTGGCTAGAGCAGCCTGTCATAATGACCGTGAGAGCATCTACAAATTGGAACCTCTTAGTGAAGAAAACTCAAGAAGGCTGTTATTAAATAGA GACTTCGAAATCTTGACCGGTGATCTGGTTCGACAATGGATAGCTGAAGGTTTCATCAGTAGTTTGCATGCGCAAGATCTGGAGGATATTGGCAGAAGTTATTTGAATGAACTTATCAATAGAAACATGATTCAGCCTTCTGAAACAGAGTGTAGGGAGGAGTGTTGCAAAGTACATGACATGATGCTCGATTTGATCCTAAGTAAGTGTGCTGAAGATAACTTTGTAAGTGTGGCGTACAATTATCAAGAGATGGCAAGACTAAATGGCTGTAAATATAAGGCTCGCCGATTATCTCTGAGGTCCACTGTTGGTGGTGGAGCAACAAATGGGCCAACTATTGGTGTTGCCCTATCACAAGTTCGATCATTTACACTATTGGGGAACTCCATGCCTCCTCTTTCCTCGTTCAAGTATCTCCGGGTGTTCAGAGGTGACGGGGAGACACTTGACCTCACCGCTATTAGCCAACTGTTTCAGCTGCGGTATTTGTATGTTCGGGGACAAGATTTTGTACAGCTCCCTGCTAAACTTCAAGCGCTTGTTTACTTAGAGACACTGGCCATAATTGATGCCGATATCAAGAGCATCCCCTCAGATATAGTACATTTGCCTCGCTTGtcctttcttcaaatttgcatGGAAGAAGTGTTGCCAGAATGGATTGGGGATATGACATCATTGCACACTCTGATATTATCAAGGTACAGTTTCACCGATAAGGTCGGGGTGAATGTGATGAAGGGTTTTATTGGTCTCGGCAAGCTGACCAATCTAAGGAAAGTGGAGTTCCAAGTGGAGTGTATGAACAAGCTGGAACTTGAAGCTTTGGCCTGCTCCATTGGAAAGCTATGTAACCTGAAATATTTTACATTATACGGGCCAGGTACTGAAGTCAATAACCAGATGGACTCATTATCCATTCGTTTCCAACATATGGAGGAATTTCACGGGACTCTATGGCGATTTCGGAGAGTTCC aaaatggatgAGTGGTCTCCATTGCCTTCGCATCCTCGACTTGCGTGTGGAGGAGATTTCAACTGAGGAGGTTCATCTTCTTGGAAGGCTTCCGTCCCTCATGAAACTTGATTTGAGGCCATCGCATATCCCCAAAGAAAGAGCTATATTGGGCACAGGACTATTTCCGGTTCTGGAGTATTTTTTATTCGAATCTAGGGAAGACGTTATGTCATACCTGGGGTTCGAGGCGGGGGCCATGCCCAACATACAAACCCTCACTCTCCATGTCGCGAAGTGGTGCGGCGGAGTACCCATTGGCATGGAGCACTTGTTACGCCGCCAGAAGATCGAATTGCCGCAGCGTAGCTCCGGTGATTCCATCATATCATCCACGCTCAGGCATGCCTTATCAGTGCACCCAAACCACCCTTCTGTTGAATAA